From Streptomyces yatensis, one genomic window encodes:
- a CDS encoding Lrp/AsnC family transcriptional regulator: MQTQDYAAPDLDELDRGLVHALQIHPRAPWTLVGDVLAVNPVTAARRWQRLQEAGLAWVTAYPQLSDSRVVVTGIVEVDTEPGVGEDVAEALAAEPSVANVKLTAGSRDLVIALQASDLGELAQLSTLLFRGAPGVRATRTHVTTALPSEGSRWRLRALDAAQCARLEAALPPVEPLPPGITGWDPLDVRLLELLSADGRMAISDLAERAGAPLTTVRRRLRGLLGSRVCLRCDLARPLSGWPMAAVYFASVPAERLEETSRALAGVREVRSCAITAGPHNLVIDVWLRAAGDVHAFEAHLSRRLPQLTIDDRSVVLRTVKHMGRLLDRNGHSVGIVPLRPFATPAPGSATAT; encoded by the coding sequence ATGCAAACGCAGGATTACGCCGCGCCTGACCTCGACGAGTTGGATCGTGGCCTCGTGCACGCGCTGCAGATCCATCCCAGAGCCCCGTGGACACTTGTCGGTGATGTCCTGGCGGTGAACCCGGTGACGGCCGCACGACGCTGGCAGCGGCTCCAGGAGGCGGGGCTGGCGTGGGTGACCGCCTACCCGCAGCTGTCCGACTCCCGGGTCGTGGTGACCGGCATCGTCGAGGTCGACACCGAGCCCGGGGTCGGGGAGGACGTGGCCGAGGCCCTTGCGGCCGAACCCTCGGTGGCGAACGTCAAGCTCACGGCGGGAAGCCGGGATCTGGTGATCGCGCTGCAGGCTTCGGACCTGGGTGAGCTCGCCCAGCTCAGCACGCTCCTGTTCCGGGGCGCGCCAGGGGTGCGGGCGACACGTACGCATGTGACGACGGCGCTGCCCTCCGAGGGCAGCCGGTGGCGGCTTCGCGCTCTGGACGCCGCGCAGTGCGCCCGGCTCGAGGCGGCGCTCCCGCCGGTCGAGCCGCTCCCGCCGGGGATCACCGGCTGGGACCCCCTGGATGTGCGGCTCCTGGAGCTGCTGAGCGCCGACGGGCGCATGGCCATCAGCGACCTGGCGGAGCGCGCCGGGGCGCCCCTGACCACGGTCCGCCGAAGGCTGCGGGGTCTGCTCGGCTCACGGGTGTGCCTGCGCTGCGACCTCGCCCGGCCGCTGTCCGGGTGGCCGATGGCCGCGGTGTACTTCGCGTCCGTACCGGCCGAGCGGCTGGAGGAGACCAGCCGGGCGCTGGCCGGGGTGCGGGAGGTCCGGTCGTGTGCGATCACGGCGGGCCCGCACAACCTGGTGATCGACGTCTGGCTGCGCGCGGCCGGCGATGTGCACGCCTTCGAGGCGCATCTGTCCAGGCGGCTGCCGCAACTGACCATCGACGACCGCTCGGTGGTGCTGCGCACCGTCAAGCACATGGGCCGGCTGCTGGACCGAAACGGCCACAGCGTGGGCATCGTCCCGCTCCGTCCCTTCGCCACCCCGGCTCCCGGGAGCGCAACGGCCACCTGA
- a CDS encoding O-antigen ligase family protein, with product MAPVRATVQAVPLVATAIVMLDAATDFFPDAPLVGVITPVRLAVLAGLVATAVTAPRLATFRTRLDPAIALLLLGAVATTHVGGHPDAPLRALMTALATFYLLVGIRRAQPESWRAVALLALAAVAAAATSAFAQVTNEVPTGFCRTGLFTDVDCDSGGPGSMIRATGTFANPNLLAAFLVLLTPVALLTAVTVAERTARVAVVSVGLIGYGAVLTTFSRAGCVAAAAGLLVLGGAYWLAPRLGRWGVRTLTIVGLAGLVAVTVALWVVSRAGDALGVRGQAWKAAIDLAVDHPLGVGLGRAGDAVSAAVPGGRTFVHAHNMWLNWLAEAGVAGLLGMVLVTVIAVATAVRAAREKSVAGVVGLAALTGFFLAATVDHPANLDRIAMLFWLVLGLVMAEVPGRWRDSGTPAQTPARPGRRARRR from the coding sequence ATGGCACCTGTGCGCGCGACAGTCCAGGCCGTTCCGCTGGTGGCTACGGCCATCGTCATGCTCGACGCGGCCACCGACTTCTTCCCGGACGCCCCTCTGGTCGGCGTCATCACACCGGTGCGCCTCGCCGTACTGGCGGGGCTGGTCGCGACGGCGGTGACGGCGCCGCGGCTCGCCACGTTCCGCACCCGGCTCGACCCCGCGATCGCGCTGCTCCTCCTCGGCGCCGTCGCCACCACCCACGTCGGCGGGCACCCCGACGCGCCGCTGCGCGCCCTGATGACCGCCCTCGCCACCTTCTACCTGCTGGTCGGGATCCGGCGGGCACAGCCCGAGTCCTGGCGAGCGGTCGCGCTGCTCGCGCTGGCCGCCGTGGCGGCCGCGGCCACCTCGGCGTTCGCCCAGGTGACCAACGAGGTGCCGACCGGCTTCTGCCGCACCGGTCTCTTCACCGACGTCGACTGCGACAGCGGCGGGCCCGGGTCGATGATCCGCGCCACCGGCACCTTCGCCAACCCCAATCTGCTCGCCGCGTTCCTGGTGCTGCTCACCCCGGTCGCTCTGCTGACCGCGGTGACGGTTGCCGAGCGCACGGCCCGCGTCGCGGTCGTGAGCGTGGGCCTCATCGGCTACGGCGCGGTGCTGACCACCTTCTCCCGGGCGGGCTGTGTCGCGGCGGCCGCGGGCCTGCTGGTGCTCGGCGGCGCGTACTGGCTCGCCCCCCGCCTCGGCCGGTGGGGGGTGCGGACGCTGACGATCGTGGGGCTGGCCGGGCTGGTGGCCGTGACGGTGGCGCTGTGGGTGGTGTCGCGGGCCGGGGACGCGCTCGGCGTCCGGGGCCAGGCGTGGAAGGCGGCCATCGACCTCGCCGTGGACCATCCGCTCGGTGTCGGGCTGGGGCGGGCCGGGGACGCGGTTTCCGCCGCCGTACCCGGCGGCCGGACCTTCGTCCACGCCCACAACATGTGGCTGAACTGGCTGGCCGAAGCGGGCGTGGCCGGTCTGCTCGGCATGGTGCTGGTGACCGTGATCGCCGTCGCCACGGCGGTCCGCGCCGCCCGGGAGAAGTCCGTGGCCGGAGTCGTCGGGCTCGCCGCCCTGACGGGGTTCTTCCTCGCGGCCACGGTGGACCACCCGGCCAACCTGGACCGGATCGCCATGCTCTTCTGGCTGGTCCTCGGCCTCGTCATGGCCGAGGTCCCGGGCCGGTGGCGGGACTCCGGAACACCCGCGCAGACCCCGGCCCGACCGGGCCGCCGCGCGCGGCGCCGCTGA
- a CDS encoding cupin domain-containing protein — MSEKNPAQGTAGESPEISLPPEVQLLQDVTPPFFPEGGSGMTIRVEWPPGHPGLPPHRHSGPSFGYVMEGAVRFELEGEPERVVEAGGTFWEPGGDVIHYQDANALSDAPTTFVVTMLCAPGQPMLTLVDEEELKERAHLRAPRPSQG, encoded by the coding sequence ATGTCCGAGAAGAACCCGGCGCAAGGGACCGCCGGCGAGAGCCCCGAGATCTCGTTGCCGCCCGAAGTCCAGTTGCTGCAGGACGTCACTCCGCCCTTCTTCCCCGAAGGTGGTTCGGGGATGACCATCCGGGTCGAGTGGCCTCCCGGTCACCCCGGGCTCCCTCCGCACCGCCACTCGGGGCCGTCGTTCGGCTATGTGATGGAGGGCGCGGTCCGGTTCGAGCTCGAGGGTGAGCCCGAGCGTGTGGTCGAGGCCGGTGGGACGTTCTGGGAGCCGGGTGGTGACGTGATCCACTACCAGGACGCCAACGCCCTGTCGGACGCGCCGACCACGTTCGTCGTGACCATGCTGTGCGCGCCGGGTCAGCCGATGCTCACGTTGGTCGACGAGGAGGAGCTGAAGGAGCGGGCGCACCTGCGGGCCCCGCGTCCCTCCCAAGGCTGA
- a CDS encoding LysE family translocator yields the protein MVDASLYTAFLLAAFVLCVTPGPDMMFIVAMGGRGGPGAGVMAAFGVACAMFVHAVAAALGLSALFAALPTLYHVLRWAGVSYLLYLAVRAFRDRSLPGEESGSVGPGHRRAFWQGALINLLNPKVILFNIAFLPQFVNPELGHVPGQFMILGVTFVVMGFCVDGSVGLLSGKLAGLLRRSRRAARGLNVFSGTVFTGLAVRLAAAPK from the coding sequence ATGGTTGATGCCTCCTTGTACACGGCGTTCCTCCTCGCCGCGTTCGTCCTCTGCGTCACTCCCGGCCCCGACATGATGTTCATCGTGGCGATGGGCGGCCGGGGCGGCCCCGGCGCGGGGGTCATGGCGGCGTTCGGGGTGGCGTGCGCGATGTTCGTCCACGCGGTGGCCGCGGCGCTGGGGCTGTCGGCGCTGTTCGCGGCGCTGCCGACGCTCTATCACGTGCTGCGCTGGGCGGGAGTGTCGTATCTGCTGTACCTGGCCGTCAGGGCGTTCCGGGACCGCTCGCTGCCGGGCGAGGAGAGCGGGAGCGTCGGCCCGGGACACCGGCGTGCCTTCTGGCAGGGAGCCCTCATCAACCTGCTCAATCCCAAGGTGATTCTCTTCAACATCGCCTTCCTGCCTCAGTTCGTGAACCCGGAACTCGGCCATGTGCCGGGCCAGTTCATGATCCTGGGGGTCACCTTCGTGGTCATGGGCTTCTGCGTCGACGGATCGGTGGGCCTGCTCTCGGGGAAGCTCGCCGGACTGCTGCGCCGCAGCCGCCGGGCGGCGCGGGGGCTGAACGTCTTCAGCGGGACGGTGTTCACGGGGCTGGCGGTACGGCTGGCCGCCGCACCGAAGTAG
- a CDS encoding alpha/beta fold hydrolase, with protein sequence MANTVRRGYAPSPFGQLHYAECGSGEAVLLLHQTPRSWTEYAEVLPLVGRAHRAIAMDTVGFGGSARPEGPHSIERFADGVEAMADGLGLDAFHLVGHHTGGVVAVEVAARLGDRVSSLLLSATAFVDEAKREAAPARPPVDHVDPKPDGSHLVELWNRRRGFYRAGEEAALTRYVIDALTVLDRVEEGHEAVYRYRMEERLAHITAPVLAVCAPEDHYSLPALERFAAALGCETAILPGGHVPAPEQLPGEFADIVTAWVDRPRP encoded by the coding sequence ATGGCGAACACGGTGCGGCGGGGCTACGCGCCCAGTCCCTTCGGGCAGTTGCACTACGCGGAGTGCGGGTCCGGCGAGGCGGTGCTGCTGCTGCACCAGACGCCGCGTTCCTGGACCGAGTACGCCGAGGTGCTGCCCCTGGTGGGCCGGGCACACCGGGCCATCGCCATGGACACCGTGGGGTTCGGCGGCTCGGCCAGGCCCGAGGGGCCGCACTCGATCGAGCGGTTCGCCGACGGGGTGGAGGCGATGGCCGACGGACTCGGGCTGGACGCGTTCCACTTGGTGGGCCATCACACGGGCGGTGTGGTCGCGGTGGAGGTGGCCGCCCGGCTGGGCGACCGCGTCAGCAGTCTGCTGCTCTCGGCCACCGCCTTCGTCGACGAGGCCAAACGCGAGGCGGCGCCCGCGCGCCCGCCGGTCGACCATGTCGACCCCAAGCCGGACGGCTCGCATCTGGTGGAGCTGTGGAACCGCCGCCGCGGCTTCTACCGGGCGGGCGAGGAGGCCGCGCTGACCCGCTATGTGATCGACGCGCTGACCGTGCTGGACCGGGTGGAGGAGGGACACGAGGCGGTCTACCGGTACCGGATGGAGGAGCGGCTGGCGCACATCACGGCCCCGGTACTCGCCGTGTGCGCGCCGGAGGACCACTACTCGCTGCCCGCGCTGGAGAGGTTCGCGGCGGCGCTCGGCTGCGAGACCGCGATTCTGCCGGGCGGCCACGTACCGGCGCCCGAGCAGTTGCCCGGGGAGTTCGCCGACATCGTCACCGCATGGGTGGACCGGCCTCGCCCCTGA